The DNA region GGTGCTGGTGCGTTTTGCGATGTACCCGCTTGTAAAGAAGCAGCTACACCAAACGAAGGCAATGCGAAAATTGCAGCCTGAACTTGCCAAGATTAAAAAAGCGGCAAAAGGCAACAAGCAGCTTGAAGGCATGCAGATGCTGGAACTTTACAAAAAACATGGTGTAAGTCCATTCCGTTCCATCGGTATCTTGCTGGTTCAGTTTCCGATTTTTATCGCGCTCTATTACGTGATACAAATCTTTACGCTTCACCGTGATCAGATTGCTAAGTTTACCTACGATTTTATGGAAGGTATTGGCCCAATCAAAAATCTTATCGAGCGTCCCAATGAGTTTAATGAGAAGCTGTTTGGCCTTGTTGATCTCACTAAATCCGCATTTGCTCAGGGACACGTTGATATTATTCTTATCATCTTGGCAGTAGTTGCGGCAGCAACTCAGTACTTCATGAGTAAGCAAACAATGCCGCAGACTGAAAGCAAGAAGCGTCTTCGTGATGTTATGAGTGAAGCTGCCGACGGAAAGTCTGCTGATCAATCAGAAATGAATGCAATCGTTATGGGTAAAATGATGAAAATCCTTCCGGTGTTTATGTTCTTTGTGATGATCAGTGTGCCTGGTGCGTTGGCGCTTTACTACTCTGTTTCCAACCTCGTAGCCGTTGCTCAGCAAACCTACCTGCTTCGCCAGGATGAAGAAGAGCTTGAAGAGATTGCTGATGAGCCTGCTAAAAAACCAGGCAAAAAAGCAACCGCGAAAGCGCGTGAAAAAGTAGCTAAGGAAGCAACGGTCACTCGTGTCGTTGCTAAAGATACGAGGAAGAAAGGGAAGAAGTAATGAACGCTGATGAATCTGTGGAATTTGCAAAAAAATATCTCGAGGATCTCCTTTCATTTTTTGGCATAAATGTTTCCGTAGAAATGAGCGTCGAAGATGACGTTATAGAAGCCTCTATTCCGTCATCCGAAAGCAATAGCTTGCTTATTGGTCGTAGTGCCGAAACACTTCGCAGTATTCAGTACCTTGTCTCCACGACACTCCGCAATAAAGAAGCAGCCCTTACTCGTATAAATGTTGATATTGCCGACTACAAAAAACAACGTGCCGAGAAGATCGCTGCCCAAGCCCGTGAGTGGATTGAAGAAGTTCGTCGTACGGGCGATTCATACGTAGCAAATCTTAATGCGGCTGATCGTCGAATCGTCCATCACGTTGCCGCTGAGTACGATGATATCCGGACATTCTCCGAAGGCGAAGGTCGCGATCGTCGCTTAATTATTGCTCAACGAAGCTCTTAACTTTTTTTCAGTGCATTCATGTAAATGGCGTGGGTTTGTGAGGCCATTCTTTGCCATGAATATTTTTTAATTTGTTTGGCGCCCTTTTTGATGAGATCTTTACGAAGTCTTTCATCTGCGAGAATATCATCGATAGCGCGAGCAATATCGTTCGTATCGAGAGGATTGAAATAGTGGGCGGCATCTCCGTACACTTCAGGTAAACAAGTTGCATTGCTGCTTGCTACCGGAGCGCCATATCCCATTGCTTCGAGGGCTGGGAGGCCAAAGCCCTCCATGAGTGAGGGGAAAGTGTATACAGCACAGTTTGCGAAGAGCCAGTCGCGTTCAGCATCTTCAATAAAACCGGTAAAAAGGATATTTTTATAATCTTTGCTTTTAAAATAGGTTTCGTTTTTAAGATGTGCAGGTGTTTTTTTGCCGACCAAAATCAATCCGAGGTCAGGATACTTTTCTAATAGCTTTTGATGAGCGTCGCCGAGTCTTTGAATATTTTTATAATCACTTTGTTGCCCTACGTAGAGCAAAAAACGTTTGAACGGATTTTTATACAGTGAGATTTTATCAACAAAAATATCGGCCGCCTCATACGTAACTGTCACCTTGCTTTCAGGTATACCGGCAAACCGAACGAAATCATCTTTTACATAGTGAGTTGGCGTTATGATATGGCTACTTGTTTTGGCGATTTTCTTGAAGACATATCGTCCTACTGATTGCTTGGCGTGAAAGACGAGCCAGTTCTTATCGGAGTTGTAGGTATTAAGTAGTGTTAAATCATGAACTGTCGTGACATGATTTCCCTTATAGAGGACGGGCTGCTGGGGCATGCAAAAATGAACGAGGTCGGTCTGTAAGTCATCGAGAAAAGTTTTGAACGTGGTTTGTTCGGCGAAGGAATAGTTTTTAAAATCGGCCGCTTTTACGGTGAAATTTTTATTGCTGGGCGTGAAGAAACCGAGGTCCTTCGTGGGCAAAAGAATTGTGTAACGATTAGTAGTGTCAATTTCCTGAAGATAATGAACCAGGCGCTCAACGTAGCGACCGGTGGATGAATTCATAATACGAGCATCAATGACGATATGCTTGCTATCTTTGGTGGCCATCGTGATATTCCTCGACAAAATAAAGCGGGCGCCGTTTTGTCTCGTTGAAGATGCGGCCAATGTATTCGCCAATAACGCCCAAACTCAAAAGCTGGACGCCGCCAAGAAAAAGAATGACAGCCATCATCGATGGGTACCCTGCGAGATCACTTCCAAAAAAGATCGTTCGTATAACAAGGTAAACAATGTAGACGAACGCGGCGAATGATACTAAAACGCCTAGTATGGAAGAAATGCGAAGAGGCGCGGTCGTAAATGAAGTAATGCCATCGATGGCAAAGTTGGTAAGTTTTATATAATTCCATTTTGTTTCTCCAGCTGCGCGAGGATCGCGGTCGTAGAGAAGCTCTTTCTTTTTGTAGCCAATCCAGCTGAACATTCCTTTAGTGTAACGCTCGGATTCACGAAATTCTTTCAATGCTTCGACACATCGTCTACTAAGCAGGCGGAAATCACCCGTATCGCGCTGAATGGGGATATTGGTTGACTTTTGAAGCACTCGATAAAAAATCTCCGACGTGATTTTCTTAAACCATGATTCACCAGCGCGGCTGCGGCGCTTGGCGTAGACATCATCATAACCTTCTTCCCAGTATGTAATCATTTGCGGAATAAGCTCCGGCGGATCCTGAAGATCGGCATCAATGATAACTGTCGCATCACCTGTTACATGATCAAGCCCAGCGATCATGGCGACTTCTTTGCCGAAGTTTCGAGAAAGATTGACGTAGCTAATGCGAGCATCGTCGTTGCTATAAGCTTTTATCATTTCCAAGGTTCGATCCCGGCTGCCGTCATTCACGAACAAAAATTCAAAATCATAACCATCTGTTTCCCCCGCAAGTTTCACGAGACGTTCGTAAAGGTGGCGCAACACCTCTTCTTCGTTGTAGG from Candidatus Saccharimonadales bacterium includes:
- a CDS encoding YidC/Oxa1 family membrane protein insertase produces the protein MNIFDILIVQPIFNLLIGLYSIIPGGDFGVSLIIFTVLVRFAMYPLVKKQLHQTKAMRKLQPELAKIKKAAKGNKQLEGMQMLELYKKHGVSPFRSIGILLVQFPIFIALYYVIQIFTLHRDQIAKFTYDFMEGIGPIKNLIERPNEFNEKLFGLVDLTKSAFAQGHVDIILIILAVVAAATQYFMSKQTMPQTESKKRLRDVMSEAADGKSADQSEMNAIVMGKMMKILPVFMFFVMISVPGALALYYSVSNLVAVAQQTYLLRQDEEELEEIADEPAKKPGKKATAKAREKVAKEATVTRVVAKDTRKKGKK
- a CDS encoding glycosyltransferase family 2 protein, coding for MSKKKKISILIPAYNEEEVLRHLYERLVKLAGETDGYDFEFLFVNDGSRDRTLEMIKAYSNDDARISYVNLSRNFGKEVAMIAGLDHVTGDATVIIDADLQDPPELIPQMITYWEEGYDDVYAKRRSRAGESWFKKITSEIFYRVLQKSTNIPIQRDTGDFRLLSRRCVEALKEFRESERYTKGMFSWIGYKKKELLYDRDPRAAGETKWNYIKLTNFAIDGITSFTTAPLRISSILGVLVSFAAFVYIVYLVIRTIFFGSDLAGYPSMMAVILFLGGVQLLSLGVIGEYIGRIFNETKRRPLYFVEEYHDGHQR
- a CDS encoding R3H domain-containing nucleic acid-binding protein; translation: MNADESVEFAKKYLEDLLSFFGINVSVEMSVEDDVIEASIPSSESNSLLIGRSAETLRSIQYLVSTTLRNKEAALTRINVDIADYKKQRAEKIAAQAREWIEEVRRTGDSYVANLNAADRRIVHHVAAEYDDIRTFSEGEGRDRRLIIAQRSS
- a CDS encoding glycosyltransferase family 1 protein — its product is MATKDSKHIVIDARIMNSSTGRYVERLVHYLQEIDTTNRYTILLPTKDLGFFTPSNKNFTVKAADFKNYSFAEQTTFKTFLDDLQTDLVHFCMPQQPVLYKGNHVTTVHDLTLLNTYNSDKNWLVFHAKQSVGRYVFKKIAKTSSHIITPTHYVKDDFVRFAGIPESKVTVTYEAADIFVDKISLYKNPFKRFLLYVGQQSDYKNIQRLGDAHQKLLEKYPDLGLILVGKKTPAHLKNETYFKSKDYKNILFTGFIEDAERDWLFANCAVYTFPSLMEGFGLPALEAMGYGAPVASSNATCLPEVYGDAAHYFNPLDTNDIARAIDDILADERLRKDLIKKGAKQIKKYSWQRMASQTHAIYMNALKKS